In one window of Litorilinea aerophila DNA:
- a CDS encoding M20 family metallopeptidase → MNAHKTEELKARVQEYLDEIADRLIQISQTLHANPEVAFEEYQSMALLADTAEAHGFQVKRGVAGLETAFVATSRGKPERPAIAFIAEYDALPGLGHACGHNIIGTAATGAALALQAIRDEIPGTIKLIGTPAEERGGGKVIMAERGVFDGLDAAMMVHPGTKAMTTRGTLASNKLRFEFFGKSAHAAAAPDKGINALDACIQTFNNINALRQHLTPDVRIHGIITHGGEAPNIVPEYAAAEFSVRAADSDTSFQVVEKVIRCAQAGALAAGAELKYTHLTHYANRIANPTLARLFEENISRLGEKVEEPSPNERMGSSDMGNVSQLVPAIHPYVVIADPGIAAHTPEFAQAAASERGNQALLRAAKAMAMTAVDLLTQPELVAQAHAEFRQSIDPNAAWRKLRFFS, encoded by the coding sequence GTGAACGCCCACAAAACCGAGGAACTGAAAGCCCGTGTCCAGGAATACCTGGACGAGATCGCCGATCGGCTGATCCAGATCAGCCAGACTCTCCATGCCAATCCCGAAGTCGCCTTTGAAGAGTATCAGTCCATGGCCCTCCTGGCCGACACAGCCGAAGCCCACGGCTTTCAGGTGAAACGGGGCGTCGCAGGCCTGGAGACCGCCTTCGTCGCCACCAGCCGGGGGAAGCCAGAGCGCCCGGCCATCGCCTTCATTGCGGAGTATGACGCCCTGCCCGGTTTGGGACACGCCTGTGGCCACAACATCATTGGCACGGCCGCCACCGGCGCTGCCCTGGCTCTGCAGGCCATTCGGGATGAGATTCCCGGCACCATCAAGCTCATCGGCACGCCGGCGGAGGAGCGGGGCGGCGGTAAGGTGATCATGGCGGAGCGGGGCGTTTTCGACGGCCTGGACGCGGCTATGATGGTCCACCCCGGCACCAAAGCCATGACCACCCGGGGCACGCTGGCCTCCAACAAGTTGCGTTTTGAGTTCTTCGGCAAATCGGCCCACGCCGCAGCCGCGCCCGACAAGGGGATCAACGCTCTGGATGCCTGTATTCAGACCTTCAACAACATTAATGCCCTGCGCCAGCACCTGACGCCGGACGTCCGCATCCACGGCATCATCACCCACGGCGGTGAGGCGCCCAACATTGTGCCCGAATATGCCGCTGCCGAGTTCAGCGTCCGGGCCGCGGATTCGGACACCTCTTTCCAGGTGGTGGAGAAGGTCATCCGGTGCGCCCAGGCCGGCGCTCTGGCTGCCGGCGCGGAGCTCAAGTACACCCATCTGACCCACTACGCCAACCGCATCGCCAACCCGACCCTGGCCCGTCTGTTTGAAGAAAACATCTCCCGGCTGGGCGAAAAGGTGGAGGAGCCCTCACCCAACGAACGGATGGGTTCCAGCGATATGGGCAACGTCAGCCAGCTGGTGCCGGCCATTCACCCCTACGTGGTCATCGCGGATCCAGGCATCGCCGCCCACACGCCCGAGTTTGCCCAGGCTGCGGCCAGCGAGCGGGGAAACCAGGCCCTGTTACGGGCGGCCAAGGCCATGGCCATGACGGCTGTGGACCTGTTGACCCAGCCGGAGCTGGTGGCCCAGGCCCATGCGGAGTTCCGACAGAGCATTGATCCCAACGCGGCCTGGCGGAAGCTGCGCTTTTTCAGTTGA
- a CDS encoding ABC transporter ATP-binding protein yields the protein MASVTYDHVYKRFGDVVAVNDLNVHIEDKEFLVFVGPSGCGKTTSLRLLAGLEEISEGNIMIGDRIVNDVPPKDRDIAMVFQSYALYPHMSVYDNMAFGLKLRKTPKSEIDRRVKEAAEILDIGHLLDRKPKQLSGGQRQRVAVGRAIVREPAVFLFDEPLSNLDAKLRVQTRAQLTRLHQRLATTFIYVTHDQVEAMTMASRIAVMKDGILQQIDTPQHLYDHPHNVFVAGFIGSPSMNFFDATLVETDGKLEVNTGGFRVEVPEEKAKEWRQFKGREVIFGIRPEDIHAKPFVPPGILESDIRATVDVTELMGNEIFLYMVTKDNKQFIARVDPRVQAHPGEELEMAINMSNAHIFDPKTEVSLAG from the coding sequence ATGGCCAGTGTAACTTACGATCATGTCTACAAGCGTTTTGGCGACGTGGTTGCGGTGAACGACCTCAACGTTCACATCGAAGACAAGGAATTCCTGGTCTTCGTCGGTCCTTCGGGGTGTGGCAAAACGACCAGCCTGCGCCTCCTGGCGGGCCTGGAAGAAATCAGCGAAGGCAACATCATGATCGGCGACCGCATCGTGAACGATGTGCCCCCGAAGGATCGGGACATCGCCATGGTGTTCCAGAGCTACGCGCTCTATCCGCACATGAGCGTGTACGACAACATGGCCTTCGGCCTCAAGCTGCGCAAGACCCCCAAGTCCGAGATTGACCGCCGGGTGAAGGAAGCGGCCGAAATCCTGGACATCGGGCACCTGCTGGATCGCAAGCCCAAGCAGCTCTCGGGTGGTCAGCGCCAGCGTGTCGCCGTGGGGCGGGCCATCGTCCGTGAACCTGCGGTCTTCCTCTTCGACGAGCCCCTCTCCAACCTGGATGCCAAGCTGCGGGTCCAGACCCGTGCCCAGCTCACCCGCCTGCACCAGCGCCTGGCCACCACCTTCATCTACGTGACCCACGACCAGGTGGAAGCCATGACCATGGCCTCCCGCATTGCGGTCATGAAGGACGGCATCCTGCAGCAGATTGACACGCCGCAGCACCTCTACGATCACCCCCACAATGTCTTCGTGGCCGGCTTCATCGGCAGCCCCAGCATGAACTTCTTCGATGCCACCCTGGTGGAGACCGATGGCAAGCTGGAGGTGAATACCGGTGGCTTCCGGGTGGAGGTGCCGGAGGAGAAGGCCAAGGAGTGGCGCCAGTTCAAGGGCCGTGAGGTCATCTTTGGCATCCGCCCCGAGGACATCCATGCCAAGCCCTTCGTGCCACCGGGCATCCTGGAGTCCGACATTCGGGCCACGGTGGATGTGACCGAGTTGATGGGCAACGAGATCTTCCTGTACATGGTAACCAAGGACAACAAGCAGTTCATCGCCCGGGTCGATCCTCGTGTCCAGGCTCACCCCGGCGAGGAGCTGGAGATGGCCATCAACATGAGCAACGCCCACATCTTCGATCCCAAGACCGAGGTCTCTCTGGCGGGTTAA
- a CDS encoding 2,3-bisphosphoglycerate-independent phosphoglycerate mutase, whose amino-acid sequence MIVFTEHDMMKDLQQPGGKIVLLVMDGLGGLPMEPGGPTELEAANTPNLDRLAAEGSTGLSVPIRPGIEPGSGPAHLSLFSYDPVRYEIGRGVLEALGIGFPLTPNDLAARGNFATADADGVIVDRRAGRISTEECIRLCEKLQAATGDALPGYEVFVKPVKEHRFVLVIRGEGLGGQLTETDPLETGKKPLPVTDESGTPEGKRTAELVNQWVEKARAALADEPRANSLNLRGLAKDPGLPRFPNIYGMRAAAIAVYPMYRGVASLVGMEVIEFEGDRPEHEVDALARIWNDYDFFFIHVKKTDSYGEDGNFQAKVHEIEAVDAVIPRILELEPGALIVTGDHSTPARLRSHSWHPVPTLLWSPTAMPDQVQRFGERACASGHLGVFHATTLLPQAMAHAGRLKRFGA is encoded by the coding sequence ATGATCGTTTTTACCGAGCATGACATGATGAAGGACCTGCAGCAGCCAGGCGGCAAAATTGTCCTCCTGGTCATGGATGGCCTGGGTGGCCTGCCCATGGAGCCGGGCGGCCCCACCGAGCTGGAGGCTGCCAATACCCCCAACCTGGATCGCCTGGCCGCAGAGGGCAGCACGGGCCTCAGCGTGCCCATCCGCCCCGGCATCGAGCCCGGGAGCGGCCCTGCCCACCTGAGCCTCTTCAGCTATGACCCTGTCCGCTACGAGATCGGGCGTGGCGTGCTGGAGGCACTGGGCATCGGCTTTCCCCTCACGCCCAACGACCTGGCCGCCCGGGGCAACTTTGCCACTGCCGACGCCGACGGCGTGATCGTGGATCGGCGGGCCGGCCGTATCAGCACCGAGGAGTGTATACGCCTGTGCGAAAAGCTCCAGGCCGCTACCGGCGACGCCCTGCCCGGCTATGAGGTCTTTGTGAAGCCGGTCAAGGAACATCGTTTCGTCCTGGTCATCCGGGGAGAAGGGCTCGGTGGCCAGCTTACCGAGACCGATCCCCTGGAAACGGGCAAAAAGCCATTGCCCGTCACCGACGAAAGCGGCACGCCCGAGGGGAAGCGAACTGCTGAGCTGGTGAACCAATGGGTGGAGAAGGCCCGGGCTGCCCTGGCTGATGAACCCCGGGCCAACAGCCTGAACCTGCGGGGCCTGGCCAAGGATCCAGGTCTGCCTCGCTTCCCGAATATCTACGGCATGCGGGCCGCCGCCATCGCGGTCTACCCCATGTATCGGGGCGTGGCTTCCCTGGTGGGCATGGAGGTGATCGAGTTCGAGGGAGACCGGCCTGAGCATGAGGTGGATGCCCTGGCCCGGATCTGGAACGACTACGATTTCTTCTTCATCCATGTGAAGAAGACGGACAGCTACGGCGAAGACGGCAATTTCCAGGCCAAGGTCCACGAAATCGAAGCGGTGGACGCGGTCATCCCCCGCATCCTGGAGCTGGAGCCCGGGGCACTCATCGTCACCGGCGATCACAGCACCCCCGCCCGGCTGCGCAGCCATAGCTGGCATCCGGTGCCCACCCTGCTCTGGAGCCCCACCGCCATGCCCGATCAGGTCCAGCGCTTCGGCGAGCGAGCCTGCGCCAGCGGCCACCTGGGCGTCTTCCACGCCACGACCCTCCTCCCCCAGGCCATGGCCCACGCCGGCCGGCTGAAGCGCTTTGGGGCTTAA
- a CDS encoding SIR2 family NAD-dependent protein deacylase, translated as MDHDLIEQAARQLAAANHTFCLTGAGVSAESGVPTFRDARTGLWARFDPAQLASQEGFATDPGRVWRWYMDRLAMAEAAIPNPGHRALARLEQLLPTFVLFTQNVDELHERAGSQRVYHLHGCLARFRCNDCGRLHELQPQERKAPLPPRCSWCGGWIRPDVVWFGENLPPAVLDAAWQALERCDVMLVVGTSGEVYPAALFPQVAREAGARVIEINTQATAITPVAHVSLRGTSGQLLPRLWERVVSLREGRG; from the coding sequence ATGGATCACGACTTGATTGAACAGGCCGCCAGGCAACTGGCGGCCGCGAATCACACCTTCTGTCTGACCGGCGCAGGGGTGAGCGCGGAGTCCGGCGTGCCCACCTTTCGGGACGCCCGGACGGGCCTCTGGGCGCGCTTCGACCCGGCCCAGTTGGCGTCCCAGGAGGGTTTTGCCACAGATCCGGGACGAGTCTGGCGCTGGTACATGGACCGGTTGGCCATGGCCGAAGCCGCGATCCCAAACCCGGGGCATCGGGCACTGGCCCGGCTGGAACAGCTCTTGCCCACTTTTGTCCTCTTTACCCAAAACGTGGACGAGCTCCACGAACGGGCCGGCAGCCAGCGCGTCTACCACCTCCACGGCTGTCTCGCCCGTTTCCGCTGTAACGATTGCGGCCGCCTCCACGAGCTTCAGCCCCAGGAGCGGAAGGCCCCTTTGCCCCCTCGTTGCTCCTGGTGTGGTGGCTGGATCCGCCCTGATGTGGTCTGGTTTGGGGAAAATCTGCCCCCGGCCGTGTTGGACGCAGCCTGGCAGGCCCTGGAGCGGTGTGACGTGATGTTGGTGGTGGGCACCAGCGGCGAGGTCTATCCCGCGGCCCTGTTCCCGCAGGTCGCCAGGGAGGCCGGCGCCCGGGTGATTGAGATCAACACCCAGGCGACGGCCATCACCCCTGTGGCGCATGTTTCCCTGCGGGGAACCAGCGGCCAACTGCTGCCGCGGTTGTGGGAACGGGTGGTCAGCCTCCGCGAGGGGCGCGGATGA
- a CDS encoding DUF4012 domain-containing protein: MRSSPTLFPFRFRFRLRRLTGSHPQRNAHFRLLLRLFVLTLLLVVAYKGMRAAFYGVAAYQDVVELQTLRTRSLTPAEKLGQAERQLASLSTVMAGLDQELDIFYPLLRMARPLPGYGPALAAGPELVGMGIDLLAVARDALTLAPTQLAAAVDHGDAAALLALLEALSHQDPTLAGRLAQVEARLDQLPIGSFPPALAGPLGNLQAVLQLATPALRSAPVLPQMLGFQGARTYLILVQNNHELRATGGFLSGIGTLRLENGAITHLEFVDSYDIGRDDVEHPWAPPPMQRYMGIDLLFLRDANWSPDLPTTAQLARAIYQQDTGNLVDGVITLDLRAVQLLVGALEPLTVPAAAEPLTADNVVDQIKEFWNRPPESEATLQGGQFWEWWERRKDFMPMLAQAFLDKLQRGQFDFLKLANALYTALDERAIQIWVEEPILAAELARMDWDGGLRPPAQGDFLALVDTNMGYNKVDAVVRREVQYTVSWPATAGEPPLAQAVITYEHPLAVPGHQCDNTPRYGSGYDDMLRRCYFNYVRLYVPAGSELLEVEGVETDSVVSQRGENNTQLFAGYFVMLPGSRHTVTFTYRLPPDLTPENYTLAIRRQAGSPPLPVTIQVDGQKTIVTVTRGRYTWPAPGAKERSLIRAPRGG, from the coding sequence ATGAGATCTTCTCCCACGCTGTTTCCGTTTCGTTTCCGGTTTCGCCTCCGGCGCCTGACCGGAAGCCACCCCCAGAGGAACGCTCACTTCCGCCTGTTGTTGCGCCTCTTCGTGCTGACCCTGCTGCTGGTGGTGGCCTACAAGGGCATGCGCGCGGCCTTCTACGGCGTAGCCGCCTATCAGGATGTGGTCGAACTTCAGACACTGCGCACCCGTTCCCTGACCCCAGCCGAGAAGCTGGGGCAGGCGGAGCGCCAACTGGCCAGCCTGTCCACCGTCATGGCCGGGTTGGATCAGGAACTGGATATCTTCTACCCGCTCCTGCGGATGGCCAGGCCGCTGCCAGGCTACGGGCCTGCCCTGGCGGCGGGGCCGGAGCTGGTGGGCATGGGCATCGACCTCCTGGCCGTGGCCCGGGACGCGCTGACCCTCGCGCCGACCCAGCTGGCCGCGGCGGTGGACCACGGCGACGCCGCCGCCCTGCTGGCCCTCCTGGAGGCCCTGTCGCACCAGGATCCGACCCTGGCCGGTCGACTGGCCCAGGTGGAAGCCCGGCTGGATCAACTGCCCATAGGCAGCTTCCCACCGGCGCTCGCCGGTCCCCTGGGCAACCTGCAGGCCGTCTTACAACTGGCCACGCCAGCCCTGCGCTCGGCCCCGGTACTCCCCCAAATGTTGGGATTTCAGGGAGCGCGGACCTACCTCATCCTGGTGCAGAACAACCATGAGCTGCGGGCTACCGGCGGCTTTCTGAGCGGCATCGGCACCCTCCGCCTGGAAAATGGCGCCATCACCCATCTGGAATTTGTGGACAGCTACGACATTGGTCGGGACGATGTGGAACACCCCTGGGCGCCGCCTCCCATGCAGCGTTACATGGGCATTGATCTGCTCTTCCTGCGGGATGCCAACTGGTCGCCCGACCTGCCCACCACGGCCCAACTGGCCCGGGCCATCTACCAGCAGGACACTGGCAACCTGGTGGACGGGGTGATCACCCTGGACCTGCGCGCGGTTCAGCTCCTGGTGGGCGCGCTGGAGCCCCTGACGGTGCCGGCAGCAGCAGAACCGCTGACCGCGGATAATGTGGTGGATCAGATCAAGGAATTTTGGAATCGGCCGCCGGAATCGGAGGCCACCCTCCAGGGGGGGCAATTCTGGGAGTGGTGGGAACGGCGCAAGGACTTCATGCCCATGTTGGCCCAGGCCTTCCTGGACAAGCTCCAGCGGGGCCAGTTCGATTTCCTGAAGCTGGCCAACGCCCTGTATACGGCCCTGGACGAACGGGCCATCCAGATCTGGGTGGAGGAACCCATCCTGGCGGCCGAGCTGGCCCGCATGGACTGGGACGGCGGCCTGCGTCCGCCGGCGCAGGGGGATTTCCTAGCCCTGGTCGACACCAACATGGGATACAACAAAGTGGACGCCGTGGTTCGCCGGGAAGTCCAATACACGGTCAGCTGGCCTGCAACGGCGGGTGAGCCCCCCCTGGCCCAGGCGGTGATCACCTATGAGCATCCCCTGGCTGTGCCGGGGCATCAGTGCGACAACACGCCCCGCTATGGCTCGGGCTACGACGACATGTTGCGGCGCTGCTATTTCAACTATGTGCGGCTGTATGTGCCGGCGGGCAGCGAGCTGCTGGAGGTGGAAGGCGTGGAGACCGATTCAGTGGTCAGTCAGCGGGGCGAGAACAACACCCAGCTCTTCGCCGGCTACTTCGTCATGTTGCCGGGCAGCCGTCACACGGTCACCTTCACCTACCGGCTGCCTCCGGACCTGACGCCGGAAAACTACACCCTGGCCATTCGTCGCCAGGCTGGGTCGCCCCCCCTGCCCGTCACCATCCAGGTGGACGGCCAGAAGACGATCGTCACCGTAACCCGGGGGCGCTACACCTGGCCGGCGCCCGGAGCAAAAGAGCGCTCCCTCATCCGCGCCCCTCGCGGAGGCTGA